The proteins below come from a single Lineus longissimus chromosome 5, tnLinLong1.2, whole genome shotgun sequence genomic window:
- the LOC135487816 gene encoding uncharacterized protein LOC135487816 — translation MDDANIPVVDFSCCRLGTPPLNSDGEVLDVVKQIKKAFNDSGFVYLKNHGIDQSLVDAARSVSLDFFMLPNERKQRYRRPGDKAGTDGWKPMPGEKGTDIKENYNYTQYSKATWPEDGGADVPTFCATNAKFFEACSGLSLKVLQVLGKAFILPPSDEEFFAKSHQNMGHYDKNRTRLKSIYYPPLLEAPQPGKVRLAEHKDFGTITLLFQDNIGGLEIELKSGEYKAVVPEPCTILVMAGQLMERWTADKIRAPRHQVLIPMKEYQLKNGRQSLAFFAHPDNDVTISCLDGSNKYEPINALDWKESAGKAH, via the exons ATGGACGATGCCAATATCCCCGTCGTAGATTTCTCTTGCTGCCGTCTTGGGACCCCACCCCTGAATTCTGATGGCGAAGTTCTTGATGTGGTGAAGCAGATCAAGAAAGCGTTTAATGATTCTGGATTCGTCTACTTGAAGAACCATGGAATAGACCAATCTTTG GTGGACGCCGCAAGGTCAGTATCACTTGATTTCTTCATGCTGCCGAATGAGAGGAAGCAGCGCTACAGACGACCTGGAGACAAGGCTGGCACCGATGGCTGGAAGCCTATGCCAGGAGAGAA GGGAACCGATATCAAAGAGAATTACAACTATACGCAGTACAGCAAAGCG ACCTGGCCGGAAGACGGTGGCGCTGATGTCCCTACCTTCTGTGCAACCAATGCCAAGTTCTTCGAGGCGTGCTCAGGGCTGTCGCTGAAGGTTCTGCAAGTTCTCGGAAAAGCGTTCATCCTTCCCCCATCG GACGAAGAATTCTTCGCAAAATCCCATCAAAATATGGGTCACTATGACAAGAATAGGACGAGACTCAAGAGTATATACTACCCACCATTGCTGGAAG CACCTCAACCTGGCAAAGTAAGACTTGCTGAACACAAAGATTTCGGCACCATTACGTTACTCTTTCAAGACAATATTGGTGGACTCGAG ATCGAGCTGAAATCTGGCGAGTACAAGGCAGTGGTACCAGAGCCTTGCACTATCCTGGTCATGGCTGGCCAACTCATGGAGAGGTGGACTGCCGATAAAATACGGGCTCCG AGACATCAAGTTCTTATTCCGATGAAGGAATATCAACTGAAAAATGGTCGCCAGTCCTTGGCGTTCTTTGCTCATCCTGACAATGATGTCACGATCAGCTGCCTGGATGGGTCGAATAAGTACGAGCCTATCAATGCACTGGATTGGAAAGAGTCTGCAGGGAAGGCGCATTGA
- the LOC135487813 gene encoding neuronal acetylcholine receptor subunit alpha-10-like → MMKPRLGVAIALVMGMNMIGIGVQSLTTRAAPLTSEERLAKDLLDGYTGIGRPIANHSHAIEVGIYTFVLQIVELDDRRQTFVFSGIIYMAWRDAHLRWYPNEYDGLEQISLPIQSLWYPDIGVQNSADTLTSAITENRKNKAIVRFTGDVYWTLPGVYSVSCRLKMAMFPFDTQTVDIKVFVAGEVGEGVKLTTKTVSPFKFKYYSNSTEWNMVGIEHIIQRDTAFVSSVSFYLYTTSVTLKRRSGYYVFQILAPCVMISFLVTVTFYIPPESGEKVSFSVTIFLAFTVYQLMIADIVPKSAGSDQTPLITLYLTSLIAMSAAAVFLAILILTIYHHDPGKPVPKWMTSLIFGCLATITLKRQAVRNLGLKSNNTVETTVHSISSSQRKQEDSKLERSPGRNVPTGDIGLAFPTEEKLEALEDRRHAPAWKMAATILDRFFFMTFLCFAFCCNFVFFGIVPYVYV, encoded by the exons ATGATGAAACCAAGACTTGGAGTGGCTATAGCCCTAGTTATGGGCATGAACATGATTGGAATTGGTGTACAGAGCTTGACTACAAGAGCGG CACCGTTAACGAGTGAAGAAAGGCTGGCCAAGGATCTTCTTGATGGCTACACGGGGATTGGTCGGCCTATCGCCAACCATTCTCATGCGATTGAAGTCGGCATCTACACATTTGTCCTGCAGATTGTTGAATTG GATGATCGACGCCAAACATTTGTTTTCTCCGGAATAATATATATG gccTGGAGAGATGCGCACCTCAGATGGTATCCAAATGAATACGATGGATTAGAACAGATATCGCTGCCCATCCAGTCATTGTGGTACCCGGATATAGGAGTACAGAATAG cgctgacaCATTAACATCTGCGATAACGGAAAACAGAAAGAACAAAGCGATCGTGCGGTTCACCGGCGATGTATATTGGACTCTACCAGGCGTATATTCCGTCTCCTGTCGTTTGAAAATGGCCATGTTCCCCTTTGACACCCAAACCGTTGACATCAAAGTGTTCGTGGCAGGCGAGGTGGGTGAGGGGGTGAAACTCACAACAAAAACCGTGTCCCCTTTCAAATTTAAGTACTATTCTAATAGCACTGAATGGAACATGGTCGGGATCGAACACATAATCCAGCGAGACACTGCCTTCGTCAGTTCTGTTTCATTCTATCTGTACACCACGTCAGTGACATTGAAGCGCCGCTCAGGATATTACGTATTTCAGATCCTTGCCCCATGCGTTATGATTTCGTTCCTTGTGACCGTCACATTTTATATTCCGCCGGAATCTGGGGAGAAGGTGTCGTTCAGTGTCACGATATTCTTGGCGTTTACTGTCTACCAGCTGATGATTGCCGACATTGTACCCAAATCCGCCGGGAGTGACCAAACACCACTGATAA CTCTTTACCTTACCTCCCTGATAGCTATGTCAGCCGCAGCCGTATTCCTTGCTATCTTAATTCTCACCATCTACCATCACGACCCCGGGAAGCCTGTCCCAAAGTGGATGACATCACTGATCTTTGGCTGCCTGGCGACGATAACCCTCAAGCGGCAAGCAGTCCGTAACCTCGGATTGAAGAGCAACAACACTGTTGAGACCACCGTCCATTCCATCTCGTCGTCTCAGCGGAAACAAGAGGACAGTAAACTGGAAAGATCACCAGGAAGGAATGTTCCCACAGGCGACATAGGATTGGCCTTCCCGACTGAAGAAAAACTAGAAGCACTCGAAGACAGAAGGCATGCACCAGCTTGGAAAATGGCCGCGACAATTTTGGACAGGTTCTTCTTCATGACGTTTCTATGTTTCGCATTCTGTTGTAATTTCGTTTTTTTTGGGATCGTGCCCTATGTGTACGTGTAA
- the LOC135487810 gene encoding fibrous sheath CABYR-binding protein-like yields the protein MMVFRALLALTLVLCLTQALPLKKANDLSKEIADVAKDNTQKRLVKRSEETVIVGNHQNAPRPALELKNRDENGKIEVKENEVDKTEIAKSDVADDTPPDDEVMEKVVMDLAKVAEAVPETDNNSDLEEKVKVDEDEKVLDEVPNNDEVAEEKEVEEDAVFQPQEIFNLGAREKEINDVNSSELPDQESEVTESSEEVPPEELMSGNMEMAQEQPAADEYQYDEYNALYSDPYQWLDRKKRNVNRQKREAALQGSEAGMSMVANEDDTKSRSKRDTEYPLSLNDLYNLYYKYKEMEDEKQQEEELEPVYELPEYEENYAANPEYDNYGVEEELAPPSEEWEPAAVNDDIQQELELEAMMEPAMEEEAPYYLADDETPEEELEKEMEEELEEQMEAQQLPAYDVPSEPYYYPMEYNPIAPQPDKRNQEMLSMLPGIKRADDFYPSYTEDREPWQALIPPAAEKRGVMEEYARLYRLARALKRSREDSVEERWESLLGDLDEKKK from the exons TGAAACGCTCAGAAGAAACTGTGATAGTAGGCAACCATCAAAATGCTCCACGCCCTGCTCTCGAGCTAAAAAATCGCGATGAAAACGGCAAAATTGAGGTCAAGGAAAACGAGGTCGACAAAACAGAAATAGCAAAATCCGATGTAGCCGATGATACGCCGCCTGATGATGAGGTCATGGAGAAGGTGGTTATGGACCTCGCGAAGGTTGCCGAGGCGGTGCCCGAGACAGACAACAACAGTGACCTTGAAGAAAAGGTGAAGGTCGATGAGGACGAGAAGGTTTTGGATGAGGTACCTAACAATGACGAGGTTGCCGAGGAGAAAGAAGTAGAGGAGGATGCGGTGTTTCAGCCCCAGGAGATCTTCAATTTGGGAGCTCGGGAGAAGGAGATCAATGACGTCAACTCTTCTGAGCTACCTGACCAGGAGAGCGAGGTCACGGAATCGTCCGAAGAAGTCCCACCAGAGGAGCTGATGTCTGGCAACATGGAGATGGCACAGGAGCAACCTGCGGCTGACGAATAtcaatatg ATGAGTATAATGCGCTCTATTCCGACCCCTACCAATGGCTCGACCGTAAGAAACGCAATGTCAACAGACAGAAGCGGGAGGCAGCACTCCAGGGCTCCGAGGCTGGTATGTCCATGGTCGCCAACGAGGACGACACGAAATCTCGGTCCAAGAGGGACACAGAATACCCACTATCACTTAACGATCTATACAACCTGTACTACAAGTACAAGGAAATGGAGGACGAGAAACAACAGGaagaagaactggaaccagtGTATGAGCTTCCCGAATATGAGGAAAATTACGCGGCCAACCCGGAATATGACAATTATGGGGTGGAAGAAGAGTTGGCGCCACCTTCGGAAGAGTGGGAACCGGCGGCTGTGAATGATGATATTCAACAGGAGCTTGAGCTGGAAGCCATGATGGAACCTGCGATGGAGGAGGAGGCTCCCTACTACCTGGCTGATGATGAAACCCCCGAGGAAGAGTTGGAGAAAGAAATGGAGGAAGAATTGGAGGAACAGATGGAGGCACAACAACTCCCTGCATATGACGTACCATCGGAGCCTTATTACTACCCAATGGAATACAACCCAATCGCTCCACAACCCGACAAACGTAATCAAGAAATGCTGAGTATGTTGCCCGGAATAAAGCGAGCTGATGATTTTTACCCATCTTATACTGAAGATCGGGAGCCTTGGCAAGCACTTATTCCCCCTGCAGCAGAGAAGAGGGGAGTCATGGAGGAGTACGCTAGACTTTACAGACTTGCCCGAGCATTGAAGCGTTCCCGCGAAGATTCGGTGGAGGAACGCTGGGAAAGTCTTCTTGGAGACTTGGATGAG aaaaagaaGTAA
- the LOC135487807 gene encoding poly [ADP-ribose] polymerase tankyrase-2-like encodes MLDDEDSGKELPPLVHAVCNDDLQQVRILIKRVHDRYTRHWALLKAIKGRNTSIVKFLLDQRIYHKKVQKLWSYNCLMRYAYESEDISVVKLLLASGADPYNGAFHITSTGRTKDPTDVQMEVLLNDEMRFQLPTDSKACYLGWFAVPEKRPIERSLMCDAIRKGDTETIRLLLEFDNCKTRSNNMRYLALFAAYTIGDEAKVEALVKWCLAADRHFIDKQLETVILDGEIEHVKMLLDYVTNINASMAKTERQETPLLLAVRVERTDICDLLLKNGADINLMSERFQNYSHSLPLPSGCPYYPPALSRLTRPLLVALGSFSDRYTKSNMVSYLLSLGADPNLPDGEGKMPLHYAVHHGAHNETIKMLLQYGADVNPQDKSIGHSLLSRLLEYEYHHGRNHNMYNDKYYERACMFIWAGTDVGVYYSWSRVTMDTARGKWRKFLSLRRKGTEWVPSYRIEWWTTRFDDCVLKCILSHLDARTATCTSKLNLVTTLVMSGSLTRSDVSKLYEQIRAKDDWTSTEWHEDVVGFISEFLARGYTLQELCRLKLRQSIQPPLWVKVMSEHIKLPKPLKAYLLDEQVPAEQSEPGLSRTDT; translated from the exons ATGCTTGATGATGAGGACTCGGGGAAAGAACTACCACCTCTCGTTCACGCTGTATGCAACGATGACCTTCAGCAG GTGCGGATCTTGATAAAGAGAGTTCATGACAGGTACACTCGCCATTGGGCGTTGCTAAAGGCGATCAAAGGGAGGAACACATCTATTGTTAAATTTCTGCTTGATCAACGTATTTATCATAAAAAGGTTCAGAAACTGTGGTCGTACAACTGTCTAATGCGCTATGCTTACGAAAGCGAAGATATATCGGTGGTAAAACTGCTGCTGGCTAGTGGTGCTGATCCGTATAACGGGGCATTCCACATAACGTCTACGGGGAGAACAAAAGACCCCACTGACGTTCAAATGGAAGTACTTTTAAATGATGAAATGAGGTTTCAACTGCCCACAGATAGCAAAGCGTGCTATCTAGGTTGGTTTGCTGTTCCAGAGAAAAGACCAATAGAGCGTTCTCTTATGTGTGATGCAATACGTAAAGGAGACACTGAAACGATCAGATTATTGCTGGAGTTTGATAACTGCAAGACAAGGTCGAATAATATGCGCTACTTAGCTCTGTTTGCTGCGTATACTATTGGCGATGAGGCGAAGGTGGAGGCGTTAGTCAAATGGTGCCTTGCTGCTGACCGACATTTCATTGATAAACAACTTGAAACGGTAATTCTCGACGGAGAAATAGAACATGTTAAGATGCTACTTGATTATGTAACGAATATAAATGCTAGCATGGCAAAAACTGAAAGGCAAGAAACACCGCTTCTTCTTGCTGTACGTGTGGAAAGGACAGATATCTGTGATCTGTTGTTGAAGAATGGTGCCGATATTAACTTGATGTCGGAAAGATTTCAGAACTACTCACATAGTCTTCCACTTCCGAGTGGCTGCCCATATTATCCGCCAGCTCTGAGCCGACTGACACGGCCACTACTCGTTGCTCTCGGGAGCTTTTCTGACCGTTATACCAAGTCCAACATGGTGTCTTACCTACTGAGCCTCGGAGCAGACCCGAATCTCCCCGATGGAGAGGGAAAGATGCCTCTCCATTACGCAGTTCACCATGGAGCACACAATGAAACGATAAAGATGCTGCTGCAGTATGGTGCTGATGTTAATCCTCAAGACAAGAGCATAGGACACTCACTCCTAAGTCGCCTACTTGAATATGAATATCATCATGGGCGAAACCACAACATGTATAATGACAAATACTATGAACGTGCGTGTATGTTTATTTGGGCGGGGACTGATGTTGGTGTTTATTACTCTTGGTCTCGGGTGACGATGGATACGGCGCGTGGAAAGTGGAGGAAATTTCTAAGCTTACGCAGGAAGGGTACTGAATGGGTTCCTAGTTACAGAATAGAGTGGTGGACGACCCGTTTTGATGATTGCGTACTCAAATGCATATTGTCCCATCTGGATGCTCGGACTGCTACTTGCACTTCGAAGTTAAACCTGGTCACAACTCTGGTAATGAGTGGTTCACTCACCCGCAGTGATGTATCAAAGCTCTATGAGCAAATCAGGGCGAAAGATGACTGGACCTCTACGGAATGGCACGAGGATGTGGTGGGATTCATAAGCGAATTCCTTGCTAGAGGTTACACACTACAGGAACTCTGCCGCCTGAAACTACGACAGTCAATCCAGCCACCGCTGTGGGTGAAAGTCATGTCAGAGCACATCAAGTTACCCAAGCCATTGAAAGCGTACTTGCTTGATGAACAGGTGCCAGCTGAACAGTCGGAGCCAGGACTGAGCCGAACTGACACATAA